One Rhizobium sp. NRK18 genomic window carries:
- a CDS encoding DUF2259 domain-containing protein translates to MRKLRTAFLSAALSFLTAPAFGGDFSHFQLIGFSEDGGIFAFEEYGVQDGSGLPYSNIFFIDTAKDQYLPETPYRVQMKEGDDTSLASARSQAYAQASALIVEHGMTGHTGAIVAFNPQSELGTDGKEIRYRPFSSDPPIDTTYAMKIEDVGLPPYSSCKDITPDNAAGFRLTLTERAGKPTSEVIHEDDRIPESRKCPVGYRLGGVVSYYPPSRDLLNIALVQVLSYGFEGRDGRWIAVPVRR, encoded by the coding sequence ATGAGAAAACTCCGCACCGCCTTTCTGTCCGCCGCGTTGTCATTCCTGACGGCGCCGGCTTTCGGCGGTGATTTCTCGCACTTCCAACTGATCGGCTTTTCCGAGGATGGCGGCATCTTCGCCTTCGAGGAATACGGCGTTCAGGACGGATCGGGCCTCCCCTATTCCAACATCTTCTTCATCGACACCGCCAAGGACCAGTATCTGCCGGAAACGCCTTACCGCGTGCAGATGAAGGAAGGTGACGACACCAGCCTCGCCAGCGCGCGAAGCCAGGCCTATGCGCAGGCATCCGCGCTGATCGTCGAACACGGCATGACCGGCCATACCGGCGCAATCGTCGCCTTCAATCCGCAAAGCGAGCTCGGCACCGACGGCAAGGAGATCCGCTACCGGCCCTTTTCGTCCGATCCGCCGATCGACACGACCTATGCGATGAAGATCGAGGACGTCGGCCTGCCGCCCTATTCGAGCTGCAAGGATATCACGCCGGACAATGCCGCCGGCTTCCGCCTCACGCTGACCGAGCGCGCTGGCAAGCCGACGTCCGAGGTCATCCACGAGGACGACCGTATTCCCGAAAGCCGCAAATGCCCGGTCGGCTACAGGCTCGGCGGTGTCGTCAGCTATTATCCGCCGTCCCGCGACCTGTTGAACATCGCACTCGTCCAGGTTCTGAGCTACGGCTTCGAGGGCCGCGACGGCCGCTGGATTGCAGTCCCGGTTCGCCGCTGA
- the rpe gene encoding ribulose-phosphate 3-epimerase, which yields MSTQVRLAPSILAADFSRLGEEVKNVCDAGADWVHLDVMDGHFVPNISFGPAVIQSLRPYTDKVFDCHLMIAPADPYLEAFAKAGCDYITVHAEAGPHLHRSLQTIRALGKKAGVSLNPATPLSAIEHVMDDLDLILIMSVNPGFGGQKYIPAMTDKIRMAKSLIGDRPIHLEVDGGITAETAPIATAAGADVLVAGSAIFKGTSVDDYRKTVDTLRKAAEEAVARS from the coding sequence ATGAGCACTCAGGTTCGCCTTGCACCGTCCATTCTCGCCGCCGACTTTTCGCGTCTGGGCGAGGAAGTCAAGAATGTCTGCGATGCGGGCGCCGACTGGGTCCATCTCGACGTCATGGACGGCCACTTCGTGCCGAACATCTCCTTCGGACCCGCCGTCATCCAGTCGCTTCGGCCCTACACGGACAAGGTCTTCGACTGCCACCTGATGATCGCCCCCGCCGACCCGTATCTCGAAGCCTTCGCCAAGGCCGGCTGCGACTACATCACCGTTCACGCCGAAGCCGGGCCGCACCTGCACCGCTCGCTGCAGACGATCCGCGCGCTCGGCAAGAAGGCCGGCGTCTCGCTCAATCCCGCGACGCCGCTGTCGGCGATCGAGCATGTGATGGACGACCTCGATCTCATCCTGATCATGAGCGTCAATCCGGGCTTCGGCGGCCAGAAATACATTCCGGCGATGACCGACAAGATCCGCATGGCAAAGTCACTGATCGGTGACCGGCCGATCCACCTCGAAGTCGACGGCGGCATCACGGCCGAGACGGCGCCGATCGCGACCGCAGCCGGTGCCGACGTCCTCGTTGCCGGCTCGGCGATCTTCAAGGGCACCTCGGTTGACGACTATCGCAAAACGGTCGACACTCTTCGCAAAGCCGCAGAGGAAGCTGTCGCACGATCATGA
- the fosX gene encoding FosX/FosE/FosI family fosfomycin resistance hydrolase: MERNTPAIEGLSHMTFIVADLDRMEEVLVTVLGARRVYDSGEKTFSLSKERFFLVGEGEGALWIATMEGDPLPSRSYNHIAFKIAEAEYDDCLDRINKLGLELRESRPRVEGEGRSIYFHDHDNHLFELHTGTLAERLRRYTG, encoded by the coding sequence ATGGAACGCAATACGCCCGCAATCGAAGGCCTCAGCCACATGACCTTCATCGTCGCCGATCTCGACCGGATGGAGGAGGTGCTGGTCACCGTGCTCGGCGCGCGCAGGGTCTATGACAGTGGCGAGAAGACCTTTTCGCTGTCGAAAGAGCGGTTCTTCCTGGTCGGCGAAGGCGAAGGAGCGCTGTGGATCGCCACCATGGAAGGTGATCCTCTGCCGTCGCGCAGCTACAATCACATCGCCTTCAAGATCGCCGAGGCCGAATATGATGATTGCCTCGATCGGATCAACAAGCTTGGTCTTGAGTTACGCGAAAGCCGGCCGCGGGTCGAAGGCGAAGGGCGGTCGATCTATTTCCATGACCACGACAATCATCTGTTCGAACTGCACACCGGCACGCTTGCCGAGCGGTTGCGGCGCTACACCGGATGA
- a CDS encoding carboxymuconolactone decarboxylase family protein: protein MSHHAEHVSYKTFTTTAKDAYAGLSALSKAVNDAGMDKALTELVKIRVSQINGCAFCLQFHITLARKLGVDQRKLDLVAVWKEAGIFSAREMAALAWAEQLTAIASGPVPADAYDAMRQEFSEQEGIFLTVSIATINAWNRIGAGLAFAPPAP, encoded by the coding sequence ATGTCGCACCATGCCGAACACGTCTCCTACAAGACATTCACCACCACCGCGAAGGACGCCTATGCCGGCCTTTCCGCGCTCTCGAAGGCGGTCAACGATGCCGGCATGGACAAGGCGCTGACGGAACTGGTCAAGATCAGGGTCTCGCAGATCAATGGTTGCGCCTTCTGCCTGCAGTTCCACATCACGCTTGCCCGCAAGCTCGGTGTCGATCAGCGCAAGCTCGACCTCGTCGCGGTCTGGAAGGAAGCGGGCATCTTCTCGGCCCGCGAGATGGCGGCGCTTGCCTGGGCCGAACAGTTGACGGCGATCGCCAGCGGCCCGGTCCCGGCGGATGCCTATGACGCCATGCGGCAGGAGTTCTCGGAACAGGAAGGCATCTTTCTGACCGTGTCGATTGCCACCATCAACGCCTGGAACCGCATCGGCGCCGGCCTCGCCTTCGCCCCTCCGGCGCCGTAA
- a CDS encoding MarR family winged helix-turn-helix transcriptional regulator — protein sequence MAKLPKPGEGKRGEDGHPGYLLRQAAHVHRNRVEAALSDLDITMPQFVLMTMLEAYPGLYNADLARLALLTPQTVSVTIGNLEKAGAIEKRSHEAHGRIRVLELTAAGRKLLSEAKKRVYAVEADLLDGFDADEEAIIRRWLVKVAAQG from the coding sequence GTGGCAAAGCTTCCCAAACCGGGTGAAGGCAAACGCGGGGAGGACGGTCATCCGGGCTATCTGCTCCGGCAGGCGGCGCATGTCCATCGCAACCGGGTCGAGGCGGCGCTGTCGGACCTCGATATCACCATGCCGCAGTTCGTGCTGATGACCATGCTGGAAGCCTATCCGGGTCTTTACAACGCTGATCTCGCCCGTCTGGCGCTGCTGACGCCTCAGACGGTCAGTGTCACGATCGGGAATCTCGAAAAGGCTGGCGCGATCGAGAAGAGGTCGCACGAGGCGCATGGCCGGATACGAGTGCTGGAGCTGACGGCGGCGGGACGCAAGCTGCTCTCCGAAGCCAAGAAACGGGTCTATGCCGTGGAGGCGGACCTGCTCGACGGTTTCGACGCCGACGAAGAAGCCATCATCCGCCGCTGGCTTGTGAAGGTCGCGGCGCAGGGGTGA
- a CDS encoding ABC transporter substrate-binding protein — translation MGRLLHIHAALLLTVCGTADASAAVIGVVAPQSGTFAVLGQQITSGAKSAAGLAGNSVIVIDEPCDTNAKPQIAEKLAAAKAEIAIGFLCGETITEAMPGMKDRGIPAITVSVRSEIAMEDAMRDGWPLFRLAPSDRQEADAITGAILERWADEAIALVDDGTIRSRELTAAVRAALEKNGLDPIFTDTYRPGEDKQVALVRRLKKVGATHVFVAGDRSDIAIIANDAKADNIVMTFFGGDAMRAADGQTPLPDGVLGVVLPNYSSLPEASKAAAAIRDNGSEPEGYALPAYAAAEIASAALSDSEGNKRPVADALLNTSFSTAIGKVGFADDHNLAENPFRLQVWKDGAFRDLTP, via the coding sequence ATGGGCCGATTGTTGCACATTCATGCCGCGCTGCTGCTCACCGTTTGCGGCACAGCCGATGCATCCGCCGCCGTCATCGGCGTGGTGGCGCCGCAGTCCGGGACATTCGCCGTTCTGGGCCAGCAGATCACCAGTGGCGCCAAGTCCGCAGCCGGACTTGCCGGCAACAGCGTCATCGTCATCGATGAACCCTGTGACACCAACGCCAAGCCGCAGATTGCCGAAAAGCTGGCAGCTGCAAAGGCGGAAATTGCCATTGGCTTCCTCTGCGGCGAGACGATCACTGAAGCGATGCCCGGCATGAAGGACAGGGGCATTCCCGCCATCACCGTCTCCGTACGCTCCGAAATCGCCATGGAAGATGCGATGCGCGATGGCTGGCCACTGTTCAGGCTGGCGCCCTCCGACAGGCAGGAAGCCGACGCGATCACCGGCGCCATACTCGAGCGCTGGGCCGATGAGGCCATCGCGCTGGTCGACGACGGCACCATTCGCAGCCGCGAACTGACCGCGGCCGTTCGCGCCGCGCTGGAGAAGAACGGTCTCGATCCGATCTTTACCGACACCTATCGACCCGGTGAGGACAAGCAGGTCGCCCTCGTGCGGCGGCTGAAGAAAGTCGGCGCCACACATGTGTTCGTCGCCGGCGACCGCTCGGACATCGCCATCATTGCCAATGACGCCAAGGCCGACAATATCGTCATGACCTTCTTCGGCGGCGACGCCATGCGGGCCGCCGACGGCCAGACGCCACTTCCGGACGGCGTCCTGGGCGTCGTCCTGCCGAACTATTCGAGCCTTCCGGAAGCCTCCAAAGCCGCTGCGGCGATCCGCGACAATGGCAGCGAACCGGAAGGTTACGCGCTTCCAGCTTATGCCGCCGCAGAGATCGCATCCGCGGCGCTGTCCGATTCCGAAGGCAACAAGCGACCGGTCGCGGATGCACTCCTCAACACGAGTTTCAGCACGGCAATCGGCAAGGTCGGCTTTGCAGACGATCACAATCTGGCGGAAAATCCCTTCCGCCTTCAGGTCTGGAAGGACGGGGCCTTCCGCGATCTGACGCCCTGA
- a CDS encoding flavin reductase: protein MLDRQKLDPVLYRDAMSQYAGHVQIVTTAHDGSRRGVTVTAACSVSDNPASVLVCLNNGNPSNRIFFESGVFALNTLAARHQSLADAFSGREKLESEERFARAEWIVRESGAPVLKDPLVAFDCRLTDMKSFATHTVLFGEVLDVHFGEKDKALIYLDRGYHTL from the coding sequence GTGTTGGACAGACAGAAACTGGATCCGGTTCTCTATCGGGACGCGATGAGCCAGTATGCCGGCCACGTGCAGATCGTGACAACAGCGCATGACGGCAGCCGTCGCGGCGTGACGGTCACGGCCGCCTGTTCGGTCTCCGACAATCCGGCGAGCGTTCTCGTTTGCCTCAACAACGGAAATCCCAGCAACCGCATCTTTTTCGAGAGCGGCGTCTTCGCGCTCAACACACTGGCCGCGCGTCATCAGAGCCTGGCGGATGCCTTTTCCGGCCGGGAAAAGCTGGAAAGCGAGGAACGCTTTGCCAGAGCCGAATGGATCGTGCGGGAAAGCGGCGCGCCTGTCTTGAAAGACCCGCTCGTCGCCTTTGATTGCCGGCTCACCGACATGAAGTCATTTGCAACCCACACCGTGCTGTTCGGCGAGGTTCTGGACGTGCATTTCGGCGAGAAGGACAAGGCGCTGATCTATCTGGACCGCGGTTACCACACCTTGTAG
- a CDS encoding XdhC family protein has protein sequence MQGVNSDDPLMIAETWMGQGREVAIATVVETWGSAPRPAGSHLVIDSAGEFHGSVSGGCVEGDVIAEALDVIRHGEPKILEFGVADETAWRAGLSCGGRIRVYLERLG, from the coding sequence ATGCAGGGCGTGAACAGCGACGATCCGTTGATGATTGCCGAAACATGGATGGGGCAGGGCCGCGAAGTGGCGATTGCCACCGTCGTCGAGACCTGGGGTTCCGCGCCGCGGCCGGCCGGCAGCCATCTCGTCATCGATTCGGCGGGTGAATTTCATGGTTCGGTTTCGGGTGGCTGTGTCGAAGGTGACGTGATTGCCGAGGCGCTCGACGTCATCCGTCATGGCGAACCCAAGATTCTCGAATTCGGCGTGGCCGACGAGACGGCCTGGCGCGCTGGCCTTTCCTGTGGCGGCCGCATCCGTGTTTATCTCGAAAGGCTCGGCTGA
- a CDS encoding XdhC family protein: MDPVNLKKLNAARRGRVAAVLVTDLEDGRDRVVVHGDEVTGDLGHAIDEAFRSGNSKAVEIDGRPFFLNVHMPPIRLVAIGAVHISQRLAPIAAAAGFPLTVIDPRTAFATPERFSGVELLAEWPEEALSRHPLDRYTALVALSHDPRIDDEPIRQALDVGCFYVGALGSRKTHAKRLERFAAEGLSTDQTARIHAPIGLDIGAANPGEIAVSIMAEIIARLRQRRGR, translated from the coding sequence ATGGATCCCGTCAACCTGAAGAAGCTGAACGCGGCGCGGCGCGGCCGCGTTGCAGCCGTCCTCGTCACCGATCTTGAAGACGGGCGCGATCGCGTGGTCGTCCACGGTGACGAGGTGACCGGCGACCTCGGCCATGCCATCGACGAGGCGTTCCGGTCCGGGAATTCAAAGGCCGTCGAAATCGATGGCCGCCCGTTCTTCCTCAATGTGCATATGCCGCCGATCCGGCTTGTGGCGATCGGCGCGGTTCACATCAGCCAACGGCTTGCCCCGATTGCTGCGGCCGCCGGGTTTCCGCTGACAGTCATCGATCCGCGCACGGCATTTGCCACGCCCGAACGCTTTTCCGGTGTCGAACTCCTTGCCGAGTGGCCGGAGGAGGCTTTGTCCCGGCACCCGCTGGATCGATATACGGCCCTGGTCGCGCTCAGCCATGACCCGCGGATCGACGACGAACCGATACGCCAGGCGCTCGATGTCGGCTGCTTCTATGTCGGTGCGCTTGGCAGCCGCAAGACCCATGCGAAACGGCTGGAACGGTTTGCCGCCGAGGGACTTTCGACGGACCAAACGGCGCGCATTCACGCTCCGATCGGGCTCGATATCGGCGCGGCCAATCCGGGCGAGATCGCCGTCTCTATCATGGCGGAGATCATTGCCCGCCTGCGCCAGCGACGGGGGCGCTGA
- a CDS encoding NTP transferase domain-containing protein — protein MTVGILVLAAGEGRRMGEGAPYKLLCSFAGIPLVRRVCTEAIESAIGPVVVVTGFRAQDVEAALAGLPLEFVVNPRHADGMASSLQVGLTHPALQAVDGLIVMLADMPTVGAMALRQLRDQFLVHNGHAVIRAADGDRPGNPVVLPKSLFAPIMSLAGDEGARRVIAAGGLPVHLVDIGPAALQDVDTPEALVAAGGELREITHG, from the coding sequence TTGACGGTCGGCATACTGGTTCTCGCGGCCGGCGAGGGGCGCCGCATGGGTGAGGGCGCGCCCTACAAGCTGCTCTGCAGCTTCGCAGGCATTCCGCTTGTCCGGCGTGTGTGCACGGAGGCCATTGAGAGCGCGATCGGGCCTGTGGTTGTCGTCACCGGCTTTCGCGCCCAGGATGTCGAGGCGGCGCTTGCCGGGCTGCCGCTGGAGTTCGTCGTCAATCCGAGGCATGCGGATGGCATGGCCAGCTCGCTGCAGGTGGGGCTGACGCATCCGGCCCTGCAGGCGGTCGATGGCTTGATCGTCATGCTGGCGGACATGCCGACTGTCGGGGCAATGGCGCTCCGGCAGTTGCGCGACCAGTTCCTCGTTCACAACGGGCATGCGGTGATCCGTGCTGCCGACGGTGACAGGCCCGGAAATCCGGTTGTGCTGCCGAAATCGCTGTTCGCGCCGATCATGTCACTTGCCGGTGATGAAGGGGCGAGGCGGGTGATTGCCGCAGGCGGCCTGCCGGTGCATCTTGTCGACATCGGACCGGCAGCGCTGCAGGACGTCGACACGCCGGAAGCGCTGGTTGCCGCAGGCGGAGAATTGAGGGAAATCACTCATGGATAA
- a CDS encoding TfoX/Sxy family protein has protein sequence MDNADIEDMFVSLSPITIKRMFGGKGIYHAGEIFAIELDGAVLLKADAETKHEFEAAGAEQWIYESNRSRKPVAMPYWTIPEDAYDDPDIMAKWVRLAYEAALRARK, from the coding sequence ATGGATAATGCCGACATTGAAGACATGTTCGTCTCCCTTTCGCCTATCACCATCAAGCGCATGTTCGGCGGGAAGGGCATTTATCACGCCGGCGAGATCTTCGCGATCGAGCTCGACGGTGCGGTCCTGCTGAAGGCGGATGCCGAGACGAAACACGAGTTCGAGGCCGCCGGCGCGGAGCAATGGATCTACGAGTCCAACAGAAGCCGCAAGCCTGTCGCCATGCCCTACTGGACGATACCGGAAGATGCCTATGACGATCCCGACATCATGGCGAAGTGGGTGCGGCTGGCCTATGAGGCGGCGTTGCGGGCCCGCAAATAG
- a CDS encoding NUDIX domain-containing protein, whose amino-acid sequence MLGRPGIDFPGLGAGLAILRDNKILLYRRLRAPEAGYWNIVGGKIDHMEPAGIAAIREAEEETGLAIGEIEHLLTTEQILPDDQQHWVSLIYVSRNSRGEPQLTEPDKLSDFGWYDLDDLPRPLSAFATAAVAALRKS is encoded by the coding sequence ATGCTCGGCAGGCCCGGCATCGATTTTCCCGGATTGGGAGCCGGACTGGCCATTTTGCGCGACAACAAGATCCTGCTTTACCGGCGCCTCAGGGCGCCGGAGGCTGGTTATTGGAACATCGTCGGCGGCAAGATAGACCACATGGAACCGGCCGGCATCGCGGCCATTCGTGAGGCAGAGGAAGAGACCGGTCTTGCCATCGGCGAGATCGAACACCTGCTGACAACCGAGCAGATCCTTCCCGACGACCAGCAGCATTGGGTGTCGCTGATTTATGTCAGCCGCAACAGTCGGGGCGAACCGCAGCTGACGGAACCCGACAAGCTGAGCGACTTCGGCTGGTACGATCTTGATGATCTGCCGCGCCCCCTCTCCGCCTTCGCCACGGCGGCAGTCGCAGCACTGCGTAAATCCTGA
- a CDS encoding DEAD/DEAH box helicase, producing MTSFDDLGLSQKVLGAVADAGYSTPTPIQEGAIPHALLRRDICGIAQTGTGKTASFVLPMLTLLEKGRARARMPRTLILEPTRELAAQVAENFEKYGKNHKLNIALLIGGVSFDEQDRKLERGADVLICTPGRLLDHAERGKLLMTGVEILVIDEADRMLDMGFIPDIERIAKMIPFTRQTLFFSATMPPEIQKLADNFLQNPVRVEVAPPSSTAKTVTQRLVASGSKDYDKRARLRDLIRAQDELKNGIIFCNRKKSVADLFRSLERHGFDVGALHGDMDQRSRTTMLANFKDNRIKLLVASDVAARGLDIPDVSHVFNFDVPIHAEDYVHRIGRTGRAGRSGSAFTLVTKADSKYLDAIEKLISQKIEWLDGDLTTVVASSDDADESKGRGRDRDRRGKGRRQAAETTSTTETSNGKKAENVKQARNTENTTESAARNSRPRPANDDHRTRRGRNRDNDDGPTPVGFGDDIPAFMLVAAKA from the coding sequence TTGACCTCATTTGACGATCTTGGCCTCAGCCAAAAAGTACTCGGCGCGGTCGCCGACGCAGGATATTCCACTCCCACTCCGATCCAGGAAGGTGCCATCCCGCATGCGCTGCTGCGCCGGGATATCTGCGGTATCGCGCAGACCGGTACGGGGAAGACGGCATCCTTCGTCCTGCCGATGCTGACGCTGCTGGAAAAGGGCCGGGCTCGCGCGCGCATGCCGCGGACGCTGATTCTCGAGCCGACCCGCGAGCTCGCCGCCCAGGTTGCCGAGAACTTCGAAAAATACGGCAAGAATCACAAGCTCAACATCGCGCTCCTGATCGGTGGCGTGTCGTTCGATGAACAGGACCGCAAGCTGGAGCGCGGTGCCGACGTGCTGATCTGCACGCCCGGCCGCCTGCTCGACCACGCCGAGCGCGGCAAGCTGTTGATGACCGGCGTCGAAATCCTGGTCATCGACGAAGCCGACCGCATGCTCGACATGGGCTTTATTCCCGACATCGAGCGCATCGCCAAGATGATCCCGTTCACCCGTCAGACGCTGTTCTTCTCGGCCACCATGCCGCCGGAAATCCAGAAGCTGGCAGACAACTTCCTGCAGAATCCGGTCCGTGTCGAAGTCGCCCCGCCGTCTTCGACGGCGAAGACCGTGACGCAGCGCCTGGTCGCCTCCGGCTCCAAGGACTACGACAAGCGTGCCCGTCTGCGCGACCTGATCCGCGCCCAGGACGAACTGAAGAACGGCATCATCTTCTGCAATCGCAAGAAGAGCGTCGCCGACCTGTTCCGTTCGCTCGAGCGTCATGGCTTCGATGTCGGCGCCCTGCACGGCGACATGGACCAGCGTTCGCGCACGACCATGCTGGCCAACTTCAAGGACAACCGCATAAAGCTGCTGGTTGCCTCCGACGTTGCCGCACGCGGTCTCGATATTCCCGACGTCAGCCACGTCTTCAATTTCGACGTGCCGATCCATGCGGAAGACTATGTACACCGGATTGGCCGCACCGGCCGCGCCGGAAGAAGCGGCAGCGCTTTCACGCTTGTCACCAAGGCCGACTCCAAGTATCTCGACGCGATCGAGAAGCTGATCTCCCAAAAGATCGAATGGCTGGATGGCGACCTTACCACCGTCGTGGCGTCTTCGGACGATGCTGACGAAAGCAAGGGCCGCGGCCGCGATCGTGATCGCCGCGGCAAGGGTCGCCGTCAGGCGGCCGAGACCACTTCCACCACCGAAACGTCCAACGGCAAGAAGGCTGAAAACGTGAAACAGGCTCGCAACACCGAAAATACGACGGAATCCGCAGCCCGCAATTCGCGACCGCGGCCCGCCAACGACGACCACCGCACCCGTCGCGGCCGCAACCGCGACAACGACGATGGTCCGACGCCGGTCGGCTTCGGCGACGATATCCCGGCCTTCATGCTGGTCGCCGCCAAGGCCTGA
- a CDS encoding M23 family metallopeptidase: MASGAKDQVFGKRSKQHVLILASGNDIRHMTIRPWMLALGVSFAGVMAIGYLAATSYLVFRDDLIGASTARQARIQHAYEDRIAALRAQVDRITSRQLLDQQVVEEKVDKLLKRQQALTSRHGKLDLLLERASADLPSSNTVPVPTVNPRLPQKQAAATGADAINSLLGLKTDEVPPAQKALGYAPLRESMAEKADQAFSTVSLSLKTIESEQLESIRTLTAGASETANAIAGILKKTGIPVKGAYANGSDAAIGGPYIPASGQMNFENSLNALDGALARLETMRDTARGIPFANPEPGRPITSRFGTRKDPFLGTMALHAGVDFQAPTGTPIHPTAPGRVIAAGWAGGYGQRVEIDHGNGITTRYGHMSKILAHVGQIVDVNDVIGQVGSTGRSTGSHLHYEIRKSGQAVDPMPFIVAGRELKSYLD; the protein is encoded by the coding sequence GTGGCAAGCGGCGCAAAAGACCAGGTCTTCGGCAAGCGAAGCAAGCAGCACGTGCTTATCCTGGCAAGCGGCAATGACATTCGTCACATGACCATCAGGCCATGGATGCTGGCTCTTGGCGTTTCCTTTGCCGGCGTCATGGCCATCGGTTATCTTGCCGCGACATCCTATCTCGTTTTCCGGGACGATCTGATCGGCGCATCCACTGCCCGGCAGGCACGCATCCAGCACGCCTATGAAGACCGCATTGCGGCGCTCCGCGCGCAGGTGGACCGCATCACATCCCGCCAGCTTCTCGACCAGCAGGTGGTGGAAGAAAAGGTCGACAAGCTTCTGAAGCGCCAGCAGGCATTGACCAGCCGCCATGGCAAGCTCGACCTGCTCCTGGAGCGGGCCTCCGCCGACTTGCCGTCCAGCAATACCGTGCCAGTCCCGACCGTGAACCCTCGCCTTCCTCAAAAACAGGCAGCGGCGACCGGTGCGGACGCCATCAATAGCCTGCTCGGCCTGAAGACGGACGAGGTGCCTCCGGCACAGAAGGCGCTCGGTTACGCACCCTTGCGCGAAAGCATGGCGGAAAAGGCGGATCAGGCCTTCTCGACCGTCTCCCTTTCGTTGAAGACCATCGAGAGCGAGCAGCTCGAAAGCATCCGGACGCTGACCGCCGGAGCTTCCGAGACGGCCAATGCCATAGCCGGCATCCTCAAGAAGACGGGAATTCCGGTGAAAGGCGCCTATGCAAATGGCTCGGACGCAGCGATCGGCGGCCCCTACATACCTGCCAGCGGCCAGATGAACTTCGAGAATTCGCTGAACGCCCTCGACGGCGCCCTCGCCCGGCTTGAAACGATGCGCGATACGGCCCGCGGAATCCCCTTCGCCAATCCCGAACCCGGACGTCCGATCACCAGCCGCTTCGGCACGCGCAAGGATCCCTTCCTCGGGACGATGGCGCTGCATGCCGGCGTCGATTTCCAGGCGCCGACCGGAACGCCTATTCATCCGACGGCACCTGGCCGCGTCATTGCCGCAGGCTGGGCCGGCGGATACGGCCAACGCGTCGAAATCGATCATGGCAACGGCATCACCACGCGCTACGGCCACATGTCGAAAATCCTGGCCCATGTCGGCCAGATCGTCGATGTCAACGATGTCATCGGCCAGGTCGGTTCCACGGGCCGTTCCACCGGCTCGCACCTGCATTACGAGATCCGCAAGAGCGGCCAGGCCGTCGATCCGATGCCCTTCATCGTTGCCGGGCGCGAACTGAAAAGCTACCTCGACTGA
- a CDS encoding ferritin-like domain-containing protein: MQELPKISTLRQGATAAIMAADLDVKTELAQRTATLWRQRRLSLRSPLDPSIPDRPGRPAKPDLVPPTQMKKRSLHSNHGRIALLHAIAHIELNAVDLALDIVARFATEKVPHSFFDGWMQVAFEEAKHFRMVRERLRAIGGDYGDLPAHDGLWQAAHATKTDLTARLAVVPLILEARGLDVTPSLQEKMRETGDVESAAVLDVIYNDEKGHVAIGAKWFRFLCARQSRDPARTFHELVRANFRGPLKAPFNDIARAEAGLTPSFYRSLSSTSHA; encoded by the coding sequence ATGCAGGAACTGCCGAAAATCTCCACACTGCGCCAGGGCGCGACTGCTGCCATCATGGCGGCAGACCTGGATGTGAAGACGGAACTGGCGCAGCGGACAGCCACGCTCTGGCGACAGCGGCGGCTGTCGCTGCGATCGCCGCTCGACCCCTCCATTCCCGATCGACCGGGTCGTCCGGCCAAACCCGATCTCGTGCCGCCGACGCAGATGAAGAAGCGGTCGCTGCATTCCAATCATGGCCGCATCGCCCTTCTGCATGCGATCGCCCATATCGAACTCAATGCCGTCGATCTGGCGCTCGACATCGTCGCCCGCTTTGCGACAGAGAAGGTTCCGCACTCGTTTTTCGACGGCTGGATGCAGGTCGCATTCGAGGAGGCCAAGCATTTCCGGATGGTTCGCGAACGGCTCCGCGCGATTGGCGGAGACTATGGCGACCTCCCCGCCCACGACGGTCTCTGGCAGGCGGCGCATGCGACGAAGACCGACCTCACCGCACGGCTGGCCGTGGTGCCGCTGATCCTCGAAGCGCGCGGGCTCGACGTCACGCCGTCTTTGCAGGAAAAGATGCGCGAGACCGGAGACGTAGAAAGCGCAGCCGTTCTCGACGTCATCTACAATGACGAGAAAGGCCACGTCGCGATCGGCGCCAAGTGGTTCCGCTTTCTCTGCGCCCGGCAATCCAGGGATCCCGCCAGAACCTTCCACGAGCTCGTGCGGGCCAATTTCCGCGGCCCGCTAAAGGCGCCCTTCAACGATATCGCCCGCGCAGAGGCTGGTCTGACGCCATCCTTCTACCGCTCGCTGTCCTCCACCAGCCACGCCTGA